From one Verrucomicrobiia bacterium genomic stretch:
- a CDS encoding FHA domain-containing protein — translation MLKRLFTALGFLLYAGAALAQPTAERSFDLARLAPDLEKPVSLWADSAGSFWVGDGKNKRVFAFGPEGELLTVLGDKKKNKIGFPVDLFGDRSGKIYILDSQERIVFIFDPSGTRVGQLGGSKTFARPLALTLDDSDNVFIVEEARKKVLEFDAFKRPVAAVESVSAGQVMNRPAAVAADRQGNLFVLDLGRRSIPVYDGNRRFLQEIPLSAEGKEFRQPADLVSGPFGELFVLDAGEPAVWYLPSWRTPAWKKILAGEKAGLSAPSVLVVTRGGKLFVLDGGKKEIKKYSLKGLVEAVPEAVAQKTAPGVKSFTSSLGDSGHLLVPYSDFKKGVVLLQPFDAAGNLADWLLDSDIRLDLSGEPLEFSSPVSLLKSDLKLAIALVWAAGRLSDEEEKELKEAFVREVHPELDEPNDKLFLFSAAGKPEALLEAEGNTRTAEMALRGLKLSSEGLCFFDALLAANRALKERSPGLLPVIILVTDSEDGASTSGYMDVLHLAEDQGFANVYTVALPRGEGGSHLSDLRRISEATQGIYFETAEPKNVSQVFARIIKALKYQLVVRFTPAGGGVLNAAVTLEGKTFSAGSAKRLGADEEFVEEEKTDEGGSLKLVLLVAGILVAAGLGAFLIVLLVKKKGRKCPACGHKVEPAWTVCYFCKTPLTFGKGSKGPATLTVQKGRLAGTRFTLNDAVITLGASSDNQIVLDYEGVSRRHARIEKNGGRWELVDLNSTNHTYVNGRPVSRSPLKNRDIVSLARVADMIFEQ, via the coding sequence ATGCTTAAACGACTTTTTACAGCGCTCGGCTTTCTGCTTTATGCTGGGGCGGCTTTGGCCCAGCCGACCGCGGAGCGGAGCTTCGATTTGGCCCGGTTGGCGCCCGACTTGGAGAAGCCGGTCTCCCTCTGGGCCGACAGCGCCGGCAGTTTTTGGGTGGGGGACGGGAAGAACAAGCGGGTTTTTGCCTTCGGCCCGGAGGGAGAGCTGCTCACGGTTCTGGGGGACAAAAAGAAAAACAAAATCGGCTTTCCGGTCGACCTGTTCGGCGACCGGAGCGGCAAAATTTACATCCTCGACTCGCAGGAGCGCATCGTTTTTATTTTTGACCCCTCCGGGACGCGGGTGGGACAGCTCGGCGGGTCCAAAACCTTCGCCCGACCGCTGGCTTTGACGCTTGACGATTCGGACAACGTTTTCATCGTCGAGGAGGCGCGCAAAAAGGTTCTTGAATTCGACGCCTTCAAGCGGCCGGTGGCCGCCGTCGAATCGGTTTCCGCAGGACAGGTGATGAACCGCCCCGCAGCGGTAGCCGCCGACCGGCAGGGAAACCTTTTTGTTTTGGATTTGGGGCGGCGCTCCATTCCAGTGTATGACGGCAACCGCCGGTTTTTGCAGGAGATTCCCCTTTCCGCGGAAGGAAAGGAGTTCCGGCAGCCGGCGGATTTGGTTTCGGGGCCGTTCGGCGAGCTTTTCGTTCTGGACGCCGGGGAACCGGCGGTCTGGTACCTGCCAAGCTGGCGCACGCCGGCTTGGAAAAAAATTCTGGCCGGGGAGAAAGCGGGGCTTTCAGCCCCGTCCGTTCTGGTGGTCACCCGCGGGGGGAAGCTTTTTGTTCTGGACGGAGGCAAGAAGGAGATAAAAAAATACAGTTTGAAGGGGCTGGTGGAAGCGGTGCCGGAGGCGGTCGCGCAAAAAACCGCACCGGGCGTCAAGAGTTTTACCAGTTCCCTCGGAGATTCGGGACATCTTTTGGTGCCGTATTCCGACTTCAAAAAAGGGGTAGTGCTTCTGCAGCCGTTTGACGCCGCCGGCAATCTGGCGGACTGGCTTTTGGATTCCGACATCCGGCTCGACTTGAGCGGGGAGCCGCTGGAGTTCTCCTCTCCCGTGTCGCTCCTCAAGTCGGACTTGAAGCTGGCCATCGCCCTCGTTTGGGCCGCGGGGCGGCTTTCAGACGAAGAGGAAAAGGAACTCAAAGAGGCGTTCGTGCGGGAAGTGCATCCGGAACTGGACGAACCGAACGACAAGCTTTTTTTGTTTTCCGCCGCCGGAAAACCGGAAGCGCTTCTGGAGGCGGAAGGGAACACCCGGACAGCCGAAATGGCCTTGCGGGGGCTTAAACTTTCCTCCGAAGGGCTTTGCTTTTTTGACGCCCTCCTCGCGGCTAACCGGGCTTTGAAGGAGCGCTCGCCGGGGCTTTTGCCGGTCATCATTCTGGTGACGGATAGCGAGGACGGGGCCTCCACTTCCGGCTATATGGATGTTTTGCACCTCGCGGAAGACCAAGGGTTTGCCAACGTATACACCGTTGCTTTGCCGCGCGGTGAGGGAGGAAGCCACCTATCCGATTTGCGCCGGATTTCGGAAGCAACGCAGGGGATTTACTTCGAGACGGCGGAGCCGAAGAACGTCTCGCAGGTTTTCGCCCGGATTATCAAGGCGCTGAAATATCAATTGGTCGTCCGCTTCACCCCGGCCGGGGGCGGGGTGTTAAACGCCGCCGTCACCCTGGAAGGAAAAACTTTTTCCGCGGGCTCGGCCAAGCGGCTTGGAGCCGATGAGGAGTTCGTCGAGGAAGAAAAAACGGATGAAGGGGGCTCGCTGAAGCTGGTGCTTCTGGTCGCCGGCATTCTGGTCGCTGCGGGGCTGGGGGCTTTCCTGATCGTGCTTTTGGTGAAAAAAAAGGGACGGAAGTGCCCGGCCTGCGGGCACAAGGTGGAGCCGGCCTGGACGGTTTGCTATTTCTGCAAAACCCCCTTAACTTTCGGCAAAGGGTCAAAAGGACCGGCCACCCTAACCGTGCAAAAGGGGCGGCTGGCCGGAACCCGTTTCACCCTGAACGACGCCGTGATAACCCTCGGGGCCAGCAGCGACAACCAGATTGTTCTGGATTACGAAGGGGTTTCCCGCCGCCACGCCCGGATTGAAAAAAACGGCGGCCGCTGGGAGCTTGTCGATTTGAACTCCACCAACCACACCTACGTGAACGGCCGGCCGGTTTCCCGTTCGCCGTTGAAAAACAGGGACATCGTTTCCCTGGCGCGGGTGGCGGACATGATTTTTGAGCAGTAA
- a CDS encoding FHA domain-containing protein translates to MSIVLEFLSGSIQGERRFDGRQVRIGRDTQGEVVFDFQKDPAVSFNHAILEEAGGRWELRDLGSTNGTLVNGKKITRHFPADGDVVAFGLAGPQVRIHLEESSRIFSEPAGATRILVLDLPKLKLEVLKGPAQGKKFEIDLTPGRVVKLGRERNNDVAFFDPPSPVVSRYHAELSKSGEGLFLEDVGSTNGTFLNGKRISSRTAVKNGDRIMLGNNGPELSVGLELPAPITPPKRPAQKKPVLLFSIAGGAVVVLAVLAFALFSTGKTEKADGSVAASIDTGDEAAEAAGSEDFAYIERRVKELSAALHEDSSKVKPSFVSVVMEQVNHLKKDKLGIRILLEKGPVYLPDAMRALKRKKLPPELAYLAYIESKFNPTAKSPSGAVGLWQFMIPTAKDHGLKVDLNRKIDERTDPAKSTIAAAEYLDFLIREKSGSAFKAIASYNTGQGSVRKASRKVEDYLTHGDYFYLSQKGLIPQETRDYVPRFLAAAILATDPGRFGFSP, encoded by the coding sequence ATGAGCATCGTTCTGGAATTTTTATCCGGCAGCATTCAGGGGGAGCGGCGCTTTGACGGCCGGCAGGTGCGGATCGGCCGGGATACGCAGGGGGAGGTGGTTTTTGATTTCCAGAAAGACCCGGCCGTCTCCTTCAACCACGCCATTTTGGAGGAAGCGGGCGGCCGATGGGAGCTTCGGGACTTGGGCTCCACCAACGGCACTCTGGTCAACGGCAAAAAAATCACCCGGCATTTTCCGGCGGACGGGGATGTCGTGGCGTTCGGGCTGGCCGGGCCGCAGGTTCGCATCCATTTGGAGGAGAGTTCCCGCATCTTTTCCGAACCGGCCGGGGCGACCCGGATTTTGGTTTTGGATTTGCCCAAATTGAAGCTGGAAGTGCTCAAAGGGCCGGCGCAGGGGAAAAAATTTGAGATCGATTTGACTCCCGGCCGGGTGGTGAAACTGGGGCGGGAGCGGAACAACGACGTTGCCTTTTTCGACCCTCCCAGCCCGGTCGTTTCCCGCTATCACGCCGAGCTTTCCAAATCAGGCGAAGGGCTTTTTCTGGAGGATGTCGGCTCCACCAACGGCACTTTTTTGAACGGCAAAAGGATATCCAGCCGGACCGCAGTGAAAAATGGCGACCGGATTATGTTGGGGAACAACGGACCGGAGCTCTCCGTTGGCCTGGAACTTCCCGCACCGATTACCCCCCCCAAACGGCCGGCGCAGAAAAAACCGGTTCTGCTTTTTTCCATCGCCGGCGGCGCGGTGGTGGTTTTGGCCGTTTTGGCCTTCGCCCTTTTCAGCACCGGGAAAACGGAAAAGGCGGACGGGAGCGTGGCGGCAAGCATCGATACCGGGGATGAGGCGGCGGAAGCGGCCGGCAGCGAGGATTTTGCCTACATTGAGCGGCGGGTGAAAGAGCTTTCCGCCGCCCTGCACGAGGACAGCTCCAAAGTCAAACCCTCCTTCGTTTCCGTGGTGATGGAACAGGTAAATCACTTAAAGAAAGACAAGCTGGGGATTCGGATTCTTCTGGAAAAAGGGCCCGTTTATCTGCCGGATGCGATGCGGGCCTTGAAAAGAAAAAAGCTGCCGCCGGAGCTGGCGTATCTGGCCTACATTGAATCAAAGTTCAACCCGACCGCCAAATCCCCCTCCGGGGCGGTGGGGCTCTGGCAGTTTATGATTCCGACCGCAAAGGATCACGGGTTAAAGGTGGATTTAAACCGCAAAATTGACGAGCGGACCGACCCGGCCAAATCGACAATCGCCGCCGCCGAGTACCTGGATTTTCTCATACGGGAAAAATCCGGCTCGGCTTTCAAGGCGATTGCTTCCTACAACACCGGCCAGGGTTCCGTGCGAAAGGCCTCGCGCAAGGTGGAGGATTATTTGACCCACGGGGATTATTTTTACCTGTCGCAAAAGGGGCTGATTCCGCAGGAGACCCGGGATTACGTCCCCCGCTTTCTGGCGGCGGCCATTTTGGCCACCGACCCGGGGCGGTTTGGGTTTTCCCCCTAA
- a CDS encoding FlgD immunoglobulin-like domain containing protein, with translation MNNRTKFRAIWLGTIIFFLTFEQLSATTHYVSRSGSNTPPYDTWEKATDSLGLAFKIANTYDTVQVAAGTFYSDSNEIIFKPGMVLIGAGRDSTHIIRSPVMSAAYFFYFANFCQVKKVRMNGMGNTSVAVITLDSARATTIEENLFEGFYSSAINLSNCCFYDRTFTRIVNNIFDNCGIGFQTVSGLIQGNIFRNAIIYFDFIYSPYVTIANNIFGPNSGRCIRGDVSDSGRVVNNIFFDVDAEAIDFFGPEISNNHLFRTGVGIVVNTALGRVANNTMVDNLYDFAVQSGANFDSVHHNAVWRTNGPRAFIVSYAGGARDTLVPTNNYSFDPMFVDSVDWELQFASPAIDTGDTAILDLDATRSDLGVWGGPWGNITSYPDLSPRSPLNFSGLVQPDSTVVLSWKPNTEADLGNYLLFRDTISGVLADSAHLWAILPKTDSVFLDGKLTESRFYKLVAIDTTGHSSNPTLEVALITTGVGDEPGTLPRQFEMYQNYPNPFNAGTVISYSLSHRSPVKLEIFNIIGQLVRTLVSAEQPAGYRQIRWDGTDAFGKPLPSGIYLYKLQAGDEVETKKMTLIR, from the coding sequence TTGAATAACCGAACCAAATTCCGGGCGATTTGGTTGGGGACAATCATATTCTTTTTGACTTTCGAGCAACTTTCTGCCACTACCCACTATGTTTCCCGCTCCGGTTCAAATACACCGCCTTACGACACCTGGGAAAAAGCCACCGACAGCTTGGGATTGGCTTTCAAGATTGCCAACACCTACGATACCGTCCAGGTAGCCGCTGGAACCTTTTATTCAGATTCCAATGAAATCATATTCAAACCCGGAATGGTTCTCATCGGCGCTGGGCGTGATTCTACTCACATCATAAGAAGCCCGGTTATGTCGGCAGCCTATTTTTTCTATTTTGCTAATTTCTGCCAGGTGAAGAAAGTTCGTATGAATGGTATGGGAAATACCTCTGTAGCAGTAATAACGCTTGATTCTGCACGGGCAACCACAATAGAGGAGAACCTTTTTGAAGGATTCTATTCTAGTGCTATAAATCTATCAAACTGTTGTTTCTACGACCGAACTTTTACGAGAATAGTTAATAATATATTCGACAACTGCGGCATAGGATTTCAAACTGTTTCCGGACTGATTCAAGGCAACATTTTCCGCAACGCAATAATCTATTTCGATTTCATCTACTCTCCTTATGTTACTATCGCCAACAACATATTTGGCCCTAATAGTGGCAGGTGCATACGGGGAGATGTAAGTGATAGTGGCCGAGTGGTCAACAATATTTTCTTTGACGTGGATGCTGAAGCCATTGACTTTTTTGGTCCGGAGATTTCCAACAATCATCTGTTCCGAACCGGTGTCGGGATCGTCGTTAATACAGCCTTGGGTCGAGTTGCCAATAACACGATGGTGGACAATTTGTATGATTTTGCCGTTCAATCCGGCGCAAACTTTGATAGTGTTCATCACAATGCAGTCTGGCGCACAAATGGCCCCCGAGCTTTTATTGTATCGTATGCAGGTGGAGCTCGCGATACTTTAGTCCCCACTAACAACTACAGCTTTGACCCAATGTTCGTGGATAGCGTTGATTGGGAGTTACAATTCGCTTCTCCAGCGATTGACACCGGCGACACCGCCATTCTGGATTTGGACGCCACTCGTTCCGATTTAGGAGTCTGGGGCGGGCCTTGGGGTAATATTACTTCCTATCCAGATTTATCTCCTCGAAGTCCTTTAAATTTCTCGGGTTTAGTCCAACCCGATTCAACGGTGGTTTTAAGCTGGAAACCGAACACAGAAGCCGATTTGGGTAACTATTTGCTTTTTCGAGACACTATATCAGGCGTGCTGGCTGATTCGGCCCACCTCTGGGCAATCCTTCCAAAGACCGATTCGGTTTTTTTGGATGGAAAACTGACCGAAAGTCGCTTTTACAAACTGGTGGCCATTGACACCACCGGGCACTCCAGTAATCCGACTTTAGAAGTGGCTCTGATTACCACCGGAGTTGGAGATGAACCCGGAACTTTGCCCAGGCAGTTCGAGATGTATCAAAACTATCCTAATCCTTTTAATGCGGGAACTGTCATTTCTTATTCTCTATCTCACAGGTCTCCTGTCAAGCTGGAAATTTTTAATATTATCGGGCAGTTGGTTAGGACTTTAGTAAGTGCTGAACAGCCCGCAGGATACAGGCAAATTAGGTGGGATGGAACGGATGCTTTTGGGAAACCATTACCGAGCGGGATATATCTGTATAAGTTGCAAGCCGGGGACGAGGTTGAAACCAAAAAGATGACCTTGATAAGGTAA